In Quercus lobata isolate SW786 chromosome 12, ValleyOak3.0 Primary Assembly, whole genome shotgun sequence, a genomic segment contains:
- the LOC115970737 gene encoding NADH dehydrogenase [ubiquinone] iron-sulfur protein 5-B, protein MASGWGISMNKGRCYDFWIDFSECMSRCREPKDCTLLREDYFECLHHSKEFRRRNRIYKEEQRQLRAASRKGKDGEEGVDKHHH, encoded by the exons atggcgTCAGGTTGGGGAATCTCAATGAACAAAGGCCGATGCTACGATTTCTGGATCGACTTCAGCGAGTGCATGTCTCGCTGCCGTGAGCCCAAGGATTGTACCCTCCTCCGTGAAGACTATTTCGAATGTCTCCACCACTCCAAAGAG TTCCGAAGAAGAAATCGGATCTACAAGGAGGAGCAGCGTCAGCTCCGAGCAGCTTCACGAAAGGGCAAAGATGGTGAAGAGGGTGTTGATAAACATCATCATTAG
- the LOC115970736 gene encoding serine/arginine-rich-splicing factor SR34 isoform X1: protein MSSRASRTLYVGNLPADIREREVEDLFYKFGRIAHIDLKVPPRPPGYAFVEFEDPQDAEDAIRNRDGYDFDGHRLRVELAHGGRGHSSSRDRYSSYSSGRSGRGGVSRRSEFRVLVSGLPPSASWQDLKDHMRQAGDVCFSQVFRDGNGTTGIVDYANYEDMKYALKKLDDSEFRNAFSRAYVRVREYDSRRDSSRSPSRGRSYSRGRSYSRSRSHSRSRGRSLSKSPKTKPSRRSPVKSRSRSASRSRSASKPRSLSGSRSRSRSPLPSRPKRMSKSPKKRSPSRSPSRSRSRSKSLSRSPMR, encoded by the exons ATGAGTAGCCGTGCGAGCCGAACCCTCTATGTGGGTAATCTTCCAGCTGATATTCGTGAAAGAGAAGTGGAGGATTTGTTTTACAAg TTTGGACGCATAGCTCACATTGATCTGAAGGTCCCGCCAAGGCCCCCAGGTTATGCATTTGTTGAG TTTGAAGATCCTCAAGATGCTGAAGATGCCATTCGCAACCGTGATGGCTACGATTTTGATGGGCATCGGCTACGG GTGGAACTTGCACATGGTGGCCGGGGACATTCATCATCAAGAGATCGCTATAGTAGTTATAGCAGTGGTCGGAGTGGACGTGGTGGAGTATCCAGGCGCTCTGAATTTCGTG TTCTTGTTAGTGGATTGCCTCCTTCTGCTTCATGGCAAGACCTTAAG GATCACATGCGACAAGCTGGGGATGTTTGTTTTTCCCAAGTTTTCCGTGATGGTAACG GCACAACAGGGATTGTGGATTACGCAAACTATGAAGACATGAAGTATGCA CTAAAAAAACTTGATGATTCTGAGTTCCGGAATGCATTTTCTCGGGCATATGTTCGA GTTAGGGAATATGATTCAAGGAGGGATTCCTCTAGGAGCCCTAGTCGTGGTCGATCTTACTCAAGAGGCAGGAGTTACAGCCGTAGTCGTAGCCATAGTCGTAGCCGGGGCAGGAGCCTGAG CAAGTCTCCAAAAACCAAACCTTCGCGCCGCTCACCTGTCAAATCTCGGTCGAGGTCTGCTTCTCGCTCTCGCTCTGCTTCAAAGCCGCGTTCTTTGTCTGG ATCACGATCAAGGTCCAGATCTCCATTGCCTTCG CGTCCAAAACGTATGAGTAAAAGCCCAAAGAAGCGCAGTCCAAGCAGGAGCCCAAGCAGGAGCAGGAGCAGGAGCAAGAGTTTATCCAGGTCTCCTATGcgctaa
- the LOC115970736 gene encoding serine/arginine-rich-splicing factor SR34 isoform X2 — protein MSSRASRTLYVGNLPADIREREVEDLFYKFGRIAHIDLKVPPRPPGYAFVEFEDPQDAEDAIRNRDGYDFDGHRLRVELAHGGRGHSSSRDRYSSYSSGRSGRGGVSRRSEFRVLVSGLPPSASWQDLKDHMRQAGDVCFSQVFRDGNGTTGIVDYANYEDMKYALKKLDDSEFRNAFSRAYVRVREYDSRRDSSRSPSRGRSYSRGRSYSRSRSHSRSRGRSLSKSPKTKPSRRSPVKSRSRSASRSRSASKPRSLSGSRSRSRSPLPSRPKRMSKSPKKRSPSRSPSRSRSRSKSLSR, from the exons ATGAGTAGCCGTGCGAGCCGAACCCTCTATGTGGGTAATCTTCCAGCTGATATTCGTGAAAGAGAAGTGGAGGATTTGTTTTACAAg TTTGGACGCATAGCTCACATTGATCTGAAGGTCCCGCCAAGGCCCCCAGGTTATGCATTTGTTGAG TTTGAAGATCCTCAAGATGCTGAAGATGCCATTCGCAACCGTGATGGCTACGATTTTGATGGGCATCGGCTACGG GTGGAACTTGCACATGGTGGCCGGGGACATTCATCATCAAGAGATCGCTATAGTAGTTATAGCAGTGGTCGGAGTGGACGTGGTGGAGTATCCAGGCGCTCTGAATTTCGTG TTCTTGTTAGTGGATTGCCTCCTTCTGCTTCATGGCAAGACCTTAAG GATCACATGCGACAAGCTGGGGATGTTTGTTTTTCCCAAGTTTTCCGTGATGGTAACG GCACAACAGGGATTGTGGATTACGCAAACTATGAAGACATGAAGTATGCA CTAAAAAAACTTGATGATTCTGAGTTCCGGAATGCATTTTCTCGGGCATATGTTCGA GTTAGGGAATATGATTCAAGGAGGGATTCCTCTAGGAGCCCTAGTCGTGGTCGATCTTACTCAAGAGGCAGGAGTTACAGCCGTAGTCGTAGCCATAGTCGTAGCCGGGGCAGGAGCCTGAG CAAGTCTCCAAAAACCAAACCTTCGCGCCGCTCACCTGTCAAATCTCGGTCGAGGTCTGCTTCTCGCTCTCGCTCTGCTTCAAAGCCGCGTTCTTTGTCTGG ATCACGATCAAGGTCCAGATCTCCATTGCCTTCG CGTCCAAAACGTATGAGTAAAAGCCCAAAGAAGCGCAGTCCAAGCAGGAGCCCAAGCAGGAGCAGGAGCAGGAGCAAGAGTTTATCCAG GTAA
- the LOC115970736 gene encoding serine/arginine-rich splicing factor SR34B isoform X3 has protein sequence MSSRASRTLYVGNLPADIREREVEDLFYKFGRIAHIDLKVPPRPPGYAFVEFEDPQDAEDAIRNRDGYDFDGHRLRVELAHGGRGHSSSRDRYSSYSSGRSGRGGVSRRSEFRVLVSGLPPSASWQDLKDHMRQAGDVCFSQVFRDGNGTTGIVDYANYEDMKYALKKLDDSEFRNAFSRAYVRVREYDSRRDSSRSPSRGRSYSRGRSYSRSRSHSRSRGRSLSKSPKTKPSRRSPVKSRSRSASRSRSASKPRSLSGYGYMQRSGDWILGS, from the exons ATGAGTAGCCGTGCGAGCCGAACCCTCTATGTGGGTAATCTTCCAGCTGATATTCGTGAAAGAGAAGTGGAGGATTTGTTTTACAAg TTTGGACGCATAGCTCACATTGATCTGAAGGTCCCGCCAAGGCCCCCAGGTTATGCATTTGTTGAG TTTGAAGATCCTCAAGATGCTGAAGATGCCATTCGCAACCGTGATGGCTACGATTTTGATGGGCATCGGCTACGG GTGGAACTTGCACATGGTGGCCGGGGACATTCATCATCAAGAGATCGCTATAGTAGTTATAGCAGTGGTCGGAGTGGACGTGGTGGAGTATCCAGGCGCTCTGAATTTCGTG TTCTTGTTAGTGGATTGCCTCCTTCTGCTTCATGGCAAGACCTTAAG GATCACATGCGACAAGCTGGGGATGTTTGTTTTTCCCAAGTTTTCCGTGATGGTAACG GCACAACAGGGATTGTGGATTACGCAAACTATGAAGACATGAAGTATGCA CTAAAAAAACTTGATGATTCTGAGTTCCGGAATGCATTTTCTCGGGCATATGTTCGA GTTAGGGAATATGATTCAAGGAGGGATTCCTCTAGGAGCCCTAGTCGTGGTCGATCTTACTCAAGAGGCAGGAGTTACAGCCGTAGTCGTAGCCATAGTCGTAGCCGGGGCAGGAGCCTGAG CAAGTCTCCAAAAACCAAACCTTCGCGCCGCTCACCTGTCAAATCTCGGTCGAGGTCTGCTTCTCGCTCTCGCTCTGCTTCAAAGCCGCGTTCTTTGTCTGG aTATGGATACATGCAGCGAAGTGGGGATTGGATATTAGGATCTTGA
- the LOC115972559 gene encoding phytochrome A-associated F-box protein yields the protein MEDMLTKKKKMEETVFAKLSDDVVLNIFFKLEDDPRNWARVACVSTKFSSLIRNFCWRNKCTTTIPSVVSDLLSSATADSPPGGWAALHKLAVCCPGLLHSGVLLENSDFGLERELGPDETFRNSLTLTLNNNNNTDTNNTPQTHEASSSSNSCSWSLYDDLYFDTVYDVAGSTEGTMNPVEVLENSNSVGVGVGVVKDGIEYSKRSHLASGVWNLSREEGSKLLARQFRDDCLYICDWPGCAHNIEDKRNYMLFRGIFKNFKRSRVWRTINDGNRSRVDLNCAFCECKQTWDLHSAFCLRRYFGFHDDGEPVVRAYVCENGHVSGAWTDWPLYT from the coding sequence atggaggacatgcttaccaaaaaaaagaagatggagGAAACGGTTTTCGCTAAGCTTTCAGACGATGTCGTTCTGAACATATTCTTCAAGCTCGAAGATGACCCACGAAACTGGGCTCGAGTTGCTTGTGTTTCCACCAAGTTCTCGTCTCTGATCCGCAACTTTTGCTGGCGCAACAAGTGCACCACCACCATCCCCTCCGTCGTCTCCGACCTCCTCTCCTCCGCCACCGCCGACTCTCCGCCCGGCGGCTGGGCTGCCCTTCACAAACTCGCCGTGTGCTGCCCTGGCCTCCTCCACTCCGGTGTCCTCCTCGAAAACTCCGATTTCGGCCTCGAACGTGAGCTCGGCCCCGACGAAACTTTCCGAAACTCtctcaccctcaccctcaacaacaacaacaacactgATACTAATAATACGCCTCAAACCCATGAAGCTAGTTCATCTAGCAATAGTTGTTCCTGGTCTCTCTATGACGATCTTTACTTTGACACAGTTTACGATGTCGCAGGTTCGACAGAAGGTACGATGAATCCAGTTGAGGTGTTAGAGAATAGTAACAGCGTTGGTGTTGGGGTTGGGGTTGTTAAGGATGGGATTGAATATTCGAAGAGGTCGCATTTGGCATCTGGGGTTTGGAATCTGAGCAGAGAGGAAGGGAGCAAGTTACTGGCTAGGCAGTTCCGCGATGATTGTTTGTACATTTGTGATTGGCCAGGGTGTGCTCACAACATTGAGGACAAGCGGAACTACATGCTTTTCAGAGGGATTTTCAAGAATTTCAAGAGGTCCAGGGTTTGGAGGACTATCAATGATGGGAATAGAAGTAGGGTTGATTTGAATTGCGCGTTTTGTGAGTGTAAACAGACATGGGATTTGCATTCCGCGTTTTGTTTGAGACGGTATTTTGGGTTCCATGATGATGGGGAGCCTGTTGTCAGAGCTTATGTTTGTGAGAATGGACATGTCTCTGGTGCCTGGACTGATTGGCCTTTGTACACTTGA
- the LOC115970489 gene encoding uncharacterized protein LOC115970489, whose amino-acid sequence MDQEVVNSLGKLKLTKEEEEDIVLADSNGSEIFEECSLSLFGRLLSDRHQNLRALKNTLKAAWKMGSDLRIVEVGNNILQFKFGSRCQLEWVEKSGPWNFDNNLLLLCRWRKGLTSKNIRFSHSPFWVQIWGLPFENMTEAIGKDIGSKIGRVLEVDKRAMLADQAKFLRIRVEVQIDKPLRRGGGILRMMKVEDFGLILGRQYGEWLKVGGVLKVGGEEEKLKEQPVTEKGCSASMVVNGGTNEEGVAGSRRLPELVVGGRTEKEDGTVIMEEAAPLDMAKSPVTSNHGEQGEQVNWKKGVPEASDNELERAAHEGLNGIRTNLVKNERNGTESSRQGVSKVYGPVLSEVGKLSPLRIKETEGLSGEKRDGPVLKEIKGFKPKRLCKGEQEGGVILFAETAVTAEQHHLDK is encoded by the exons ATGGATCAAGAAGTAGTGAATAGTTTAGGAAAGTTGAAGcttacaaaagaagaagaagaagatattgtTCTTGCCGATAGTAACGGCTCTGAAATTTTTGAAGAATGCTCTTTGAGCTTATTTGGGCGATTACTTTCAGATCGTCATCAAAATCTAAGAGCTTTAAAGAACACTTTAAAGGCAGCATGGAAGATGGGTTCTGATTTGAGAATTGTGGAAGTGGGGAATAACATTTTGCAATTTAAATTTGGTTCAAGATGCCAGTTAGAGTGGGTTGAAAAAAGTGGCCCTTGGAATTTTGACAACAACCTTCTCCTTCTTTGTCGGTGGAGGAAAGGCTTAACATcaaaaaatattagattttCCCATTCTCCTTTCTGGGTGCAGATTTGGGGGCTGCCATTTGAGAATATGACTGAAGCTATTGGGAAGGATATTGGTAGCAAGATCGGAAGGGTGTTAGAAGTTGACAAGAGGGCTATGCTAGCAGATCAAGCTAAATTTTTAAGAATTAGAGTTGAAGTGCAGATTGATAAGCCTCTCCGTAGAGGGGGGGGTATATTAAGAATGATGAAGGTGGaagattttgggttgattttag GAAGGCAATATGGTGAATGGTTGAAAGTTGGTGGAGTTCTAAAAGTTGGAGGTGAAGAGGAAAAGCTGAAGGAGCAACCTGTGACTGAAAAAGGATGCTCGGCCTCTATGGTGGTGAACGGTGGAACTAATGAAGAGGGTGTGGCTGGCAGCCGGAGATTGCCTGAGCTGGTAGTTGGCGGTAGAACTGAGAAAGAGGATGGTACAGTGATCATGGAAGAGGCAGCTCCCTTGGACATGGCGAAGAGTCCTGTCACGTCTAATCATGGGGAACAAGGAGAGCAGGTCAACTGGAAAAAGGGAGTGCCAGAAGCTTCGGACAATGAGCTGGAGCGGGCTGCACATGAAGGACTGAACGGCATTAGAACTAATTTGGTCAAGAATGAAAGGAATGGGACTGAGTCTAGTCGGCAAGGAGTTAGTAAGGTGTATGGGCCGGTTTTGAGTGAGGTTGGAAAGTTAAGCCCATTAAGAATAAAAGAAACAGAGGGCTTAAGTGGGGAGAAAAGGGATGGGCcagttttaaaagaaattaaaggttTTAAGCCC AAACGTTTATGTAAAGGGGAACAGGAAGGGGGTGTTATTTTATTTGCTGAAACGGCGGTGACTGCAGAGCAGCACCACCTAGACAAATGA
- the LOC115972633 gene encoding hydroxyisourate hydrolase-like has translation MLRLFFLLIFMLNFSVGVPSSREFSRDDFPPGFVFGSGTSAYQVEGAANKDGRTPSIWDTYAHAGKAHGATGDVACDGYHKYKEDVQLMVDTGLDAYRFSISWSRLIPNGRGPINPKGLQYYNNLINELVNHGIQPHVTLNNYDLPQALEDEYGGWVSRKIVGDFTEYAEVCFREFGDRVSYWTTINEPNVFVTGGYDLGFVPPQRCSPPFGYCSRGNSSTEPYMAAHHILLAHASAARLYQKKYKEKHHGFIGLSIYMWGFVPLTDTKEDAIATQRAIAFQYGWFLDPLVFGDYPNIMKQNVGARMPVFTDHESKQVKGSFDFIGIVHYNNMYVKDNSNSLKMAYRDFLMDAAIELIQIQDSPSAFELPIMPWYLQAVLEFFKQVYGNPPIYIYENGQRMQRNSTLDDIARVNFMHAYIGGVLDALRNGSNTRGYFVWAFLDVFELLDGYGSSYGINYVDLDDPDLKRYPKLSAKWYSKFLKGRSINLDDVVIELEKNTSSLSHSHFQ, from the exons ATGTTGAGGCTCTTTTTCTTGCTAATCTTTATGCTGAATTTCTCAGTGGGAGTCCCTAGCTCACGTGAATTTAGTAGGGATGACTTTCCACCTGGCTTTGTTTTTGGTTCAGGCACCTCAGCTTATCAG gtGGAGGGAGCAGCAAACAAAGATGGGAGGACTCCAAGCATTTGGGATACATATGCTCACGCTG GGAAAGCTCATGGAGCAACTGGAGATGTGGCATGTGATGGGTATCATAAATATAAG GAAGATGTGCAACTCATGGTGGACACAGGCCTTGATGCCTATAGATTTTCCATCTCATGGTCAAGACTTATCCCAA ATGGAAGAGGGCCCATCAATCCAAAGGGTTTACAATATTACAACAATCTCATCAATGAACTAGTCAACCATG GGATCCAACCACATGTTACATTAAACAATTATGATCTTCCTCAGGCACTTGAAGATGAGTATGGAGGATGGGTTAGTCGAAAGATAGT GGGAGACTTCACAGAATATGCAGAGGTTTGCTTCAGAGAATTTGGAGATAGGGTTTCTTACTGGACTACCATTAATGAGCCCAATGTGTTCGTCACAGGAGGTTATGACTTAGGATTTGTGCCACCTCAGCGATGTTCTCCTCCATTTGGATATTGCTCTAGAGGTAACTCTTCAACTGAGCCATACATGGCAGCTCATCATATCTTGTTGGCACATGCTTCAGCTGCAAGATTGTACCAGAAGAAGTACAAG GAAAAACACCATGGATTTATAGGTCTCAGCATTTATATGTGGGGGTTTGTTCCTCTGACGGACACAAAAGAAGATGCAATTGCAACCCAAAGGGCCATTGCATTCCAATATGGCTG GTTTCTAGATCCCTTGGTTTTTGGAGACTATCCCAATATAATGAAGCAAAATGTGGGGGCTAGAATGCCAGTCTTCACAGATCATGAATCCAAACAGGTAAAGGGTTCATTTGACTTCATAGGGATAGTACATTACAACAATATGTATGTCAAAGACAACTCCAACAGTCTGAAGATGGCATATAGAGACTTCCTCATGGATGCAGCAATAGAGCTAATCC AAATTCAGGATAGCCCATCAGCATTTGAG TTACCTATTATGCCCTGGTATCTGCAAGCAGTGCTGGAATTTTTCAAGCAAGTTTATGGAAACCCTCCTATCTACATTTATGAAaatg GTCAGCGGATGCAAAGAAATTCAACATTGGACGACATTGCAAGGGTGAATTTTATGCATGCATACATTGGAGGTGTGCTTGATGCATTGAG gaATGGATCAAACACAAGAGGGTACTTCGTATGGGCTTTCCTGGATGTATTTGAGTTATTGGATGGCTATGGATCAAGCTATGGCATAAACTATGTGGATTTAGATGACCCGGATTTGAAAAGATATCCCAAGCTTTCTGCAAAATGGTACTCCAAGTTTTTGAAGGGAAGAAGCATCAACTTAGATGATGTAGTTATTGAACTTGAGAAGAATAcatcatctctctctcattctcactTTCAGTAG